The genomic segment AGCGCCTTGCATGATGCTTTGTACTCATTGGGATCATTGGAGAAACGGAATGAAATTTCCCCCTGGGCATGCATCAGATCCAGGTGCTTGAGATCCTCGTCATACTCGTACAGGGCGACCTGAAGTCCGCCCATGGAGATGTTTTTGACAATGGCCTGCGTTTCGTAGCGCTTGCCGTCTACGGTAAGTCCGAGAACTGCCGGTGCAAGGACTTCCCTGCGTTTGTCTTTGCGTCGATCGGCATCGCCATTGAGCATTGTGCATCTCCGTGTTTTTGCGGTGGTTGGGGACGGCGGTTGTCTGTTCAACGAAGGGTGACGCGATATGAGCGTGCGAAAATGTTCCCTCATTTTTGGTCCATTTTGCTTTTCAATGCAATTATTGTTCCCATTTTTAATAACTTGGAGGCATGAAGAATCACTTTCAAGCATCATGCGCGCTTGTTTTCTGATTCATTTCGAAGTGTTCAGGCATGCTGTCACGAAAATTCTTGTCCCAAGCTGGTGACATGGTTCTCCAAGGCGTTGCCTACCAGCATGGTCGGATTTGCCACAGGCAAGCAGTCCGTCGGCAGCCACTTTATTCACTGTCCGGGGTGACGCAGGGACGTCTCCGGCGCTTCCTGGCAGAAACCCCGGCCAATGGCCCAGTCCAGGTCGATACAGTAATTCAAAGCGCAGGCGGTCCGTAGGGCCTCGCATCCTTGGACATTGTTGCCGGAGAGGACCAGGGTTACCCCCAGGTTGTTGCGGGCCAGGGCGTGGTCCGGGTTGATGCGCAGGGCTTGCTGGAAGGCCTCCAGGGCCTGATCCAGCTGCCCCAGTTCACGCAGGGCATAGCCGTGGTTGTTGTGGGAATTGGCCCGGGACGGGTCCAGGCGCAGGGCTTGATCATATTCCTTGACGGCTCGATGGTATTCACCCAGGTGAATGAAGACATTGCCCCGATTTACATACGTCTCCGGATTGTCCGGGGCGATTGCCGCGGCCTGGGCGAAATCTTCGAGAGCCGCGTCAAAACGGCGCAAATTGGTCAGGGCGATGCCCCGGTTGTTCAGCACGGCCACGTCCTTGGGGGTGCGGCGCAACGCATCGGTATAGTCCTGAACCGCCTCGGCGTAGCGTCCGGCATAAGCCCGGGCAATACCCCGTCCAGCCAGCATTTCCGGGTTGCCCGGCTCCAGCCTCAGGGCCTGGTCGTAGGCAGCCAGGGCCGCCTCATGGCGACGCAGCAGCCGATTGGCCAGGCCCAGATTGGCATGCGCCCTGGCCAAGGCGGGGTCCAGGTTCAAGGCCGCCTCCAGTTCCTGTATCGCCTCGGTATACCGTCCGGATTGGATCAGTGCCCAACCTTTGTTGTTTCGGGGCAGAGGATTCTCGGGGTCAAGCGCCACGGCCCGCTCCAGATCCATGAGCGCCGCATCGTAGCGCTCCAGTTGGTTCAGGGCGTAGCCGCGGGCGTTGTAGGCGCGGGCGTATTCCGGGTCCAGTTCCAGGACACGATTGAATTCCCGCACCGCGTCGGCATAGGCTCCCCTTTCCAGATAAACAAGTCCACGGGTATTGTATGGCATGCCGAAACGCGGACGCAGGGCAATGGCCCGGCTGGAGGCGTCCAGAGCCTGCTCCAGTTCCCCGAGCCGGAAGTGAGCCAATCCCATATTGGTCCAGGCCTGGAAATACTCCGGATCCAAGGCCACGGCCCGCTGGAAATCCGCCAGCGCGTCCTGCATCTGCCCCAACCGGAAAAATGCTAGGCCCCGATTGTTCAGCGCCCGGCTATGCTTTGGGTTGACCTCCAGGACGGCAGTGAATGCAGCGATGGCCTGCTGCATGTCGCCGGCCTGGAAAAGTGCCAGCCCGCGCCGCATGTTATCCTGGGCTGTGGATTGCGGCCAAGCCAAGGACGGGAAAAAGGCCAGCGAGGCGAGAAGCAGGACGGCCAAGGCAACCTGCTTCAAGACGAAACGCCATGGCGGACGTTGGGGTAAATCTTCCCAGAAAACGCCGAGAGGCAACCGTTCAGACCGGATGTTCATTTTTCCATCCCTTGCAGTTCGTTATTGATCCACTCTCCATCGCGTGCTTCCGATCTTGGTTGGGAATCGTTTCTTGCTGTGCAAGCAGGTTTGCCGTTCGTCTTTGCCTGCCATACGACACGATAAAGACAAATCTCAATCGAAATCGCAATCGCAATCGCAATCGCAAAAAGTTGCGACGA from the Desulfonatronum thioautotrophicum genome contains:
- a CDS encoding PilZ domain-containing protein produces the protein MLNGDADRRKDKRREVLAPAVLGLTVDGKRYETQAIVKNISMGGLQVALYEYDEDLKHLDLMHAQGEISFRFSNDPNEYKASCKALRVERQTYTIQLGAMFTAMNEDHRQHLQIYCAAA
- a CDS encoding tetratricopeptide repeat protein, with amino-acid sequence MNIRSERLPLGVFWEDLPQRPPWRFVLKQVALAVLLLASLAFFPSLAWPQSTAQDNMRRGLALFQAGDMQQAIAAFTAVLEVNPKHSRALNNRGLAFFRLGQMQDALADFQRAVALDPEYFQAWTNMGLAHFRLGELEQALDASSRAIALRPRFGMPYNTRGLVYLERGAYADAVREFNRVLELDPEYARAYNARGYALNQLERYDAALMDLERAVALDPENPLPRNNKGWALIQSGRYTEAIQELEAALNLDPALARAHANLGLANRLLRRHEAALAAYDQALRLEPGNPEMLAGRGIARAYAGRYAEAVQDYTDALRRTPKDVAVLNNRGIALTNLRRFDAALEDFAQAAAIAPDNPETYVNRGNVFIHLGEYHRAVKEYDQALRLDPSRANSHNNHGYALRELGQLDQALEAFQQALRINPDHALARNNLGVTLVLSGNNVQGCEALRTACALNYCIDLDWAIGRGFCQEAPETSLRHPGQ